From a single Sulfolobus sp. E5-1-F genomic region:
- a CDS encoding HesA/MoeB/ThiF family protein, producing MITFLLALSAICLNLSNSSIDIGAPSLPPPFSIGTISIPTFSRQHLFLKIILHYNLVERYSRQLLVLGLEIQQRLNELKILIAGCGALGTSIAELLVRLGVGEITIVDADVVDITNLHRVHLFDENDVGKPKAEVCAKKLSLINSSIKLNYIIDILDEENVEKLISDKDYVFDALDSLYYKLLLNDAVVKLRKILIYGGINGEYGSAKLIDPNQTSCLSCFVNYSNQDEIGNSCDVIGTTPLIVELTATLQVNLMLNHLRGNADYSLFYIDSRELKIERINVEKNFQCKTCVLNEYPFLNHRVTKPNCGIFRVNMKVPELDRPKIFKNIGNIILCYPNIGCFEKRGR from the coding sequence TTGATTACATTTCTTCTTGCCCTTTCAGCTATTTGTCTCAACTTATCTAATTCTTCTATTGATATTGGGGCTCCATCACTTCCTCCACCTTTTTCCATTGGAACAATATCAATCCCCACTTTTAGTAGGCAACACTTATTTTTAAAGATTATTCTACATTATAATCTTGTGGAAAGATATTCTAGGCAGCTCTTAGTCTTAGGATTAGAAATTCAACAGAGGTTAAATGAGTTAAAAATATTAATAGCAGGTTGTGGAGCTTTAGGTACTTCTATTGCAGAGCTCCTAGTTAGGCTAGGAGTTGGAGAGATAACTATAGTTGATGCGGATGTAGTAGACATAACTAATTTGCATAGGGTTCATTTGTTTGATGAGAATGATGTGGGTAAGCCTAAAGCAGAGGTTTGTGCCAAAAAGTTATCTCTTATAAATTCCTCAATCAAGCTAAATTATATTATAGATATACTCGATGAGGAGAACGTTGAGAAACTAATATCTGACAAGGATTATGTATTCGACGCTTTAGATAGCTTGTATTATAAGTTACTACTAAATGATGCTGTGGTAAAATTGCGAAAAATTCTAATATATGGAGGAATTAATGGTGAATATGGCTCTGCCAAATTAATAGATCCTAATCAAACTTCTTGCCTATCTTGTTTTGTTAACTATTCAAATCAAGATGAAATCGGAAATTCATGTGATGTCATTGGAACTACTCCACTAATCGTGGAACTAACAGCCACGCTTCAAGTTAATTTAATGCTTAATCATTTGAGAGGTAATGCTGATTATTCGTTATTCTATATAGATTCTAGAGAATTAAAAATTGAGAGAATAAACGTCGAGAAAAACTTTCAATGCAAGACATGCGTATTAAACGAATATCCTTTTCTAAATCATAGGGTAACTAAACCTAACTGCGGAATATTTAGGGTTAATATGAAAGTTCCTGAGTTAGATAGACCTAAAATTTTTAAAAACATTGGGAATATAATTTTATGTTATCCTAATATTGGATGTTTTGAGAAAAGGGGAAGATAA
- a CDS encoding lysylphosphatidylglycerol synthase domain-containing protein, with product MDKKYIAAIILPFVVIIIYAYIFKINVVYVLKEDPKFFLVFLLAYIAQNSISSFKDSLLIKRRLDIAVRARLLGNFIGLLIPGWAGQELVRSLVYNKHEVNLRQAFSYSILIGSIDVLAICLGYILLLPFFFNPLEFIFILIVLLNIAGWIAALSYFYLQHDKVNKIEQFIFKIVKMERIVTDYMEFKYYLRQGTTKDFLIYIIIDILGFASYGGYFYYITHNIFISVFISFLYQVSILIPIPSAAIVGELALSIFLNPSYVFITRLNYIISNLLGSIFLKDMSFEELKKWSKEILKR from the coding sequence ATGGATAAGAAATATATTGCAGCGATTATTCTTCCATTTGTTGTTATTATAATCTATGCATACATATTTAAAATCAATGTAGTATATGTATTAAAGGAAGATCCCAAATTCTTTCTAGTTTTTCTTCTAGCTTACATTGCTCAGAATTCCATCTCTTCATTTAAGGATTCACTGCTAATTAAGCGTAGATTAGATATAGCAGTAAGAGCTAGATTATTAGGTAATTTCATAGGTTTACTAATACCTGGATGGGCTGGACAGGAACTAGTTAGAAGTTTAGTTTATAACAAACATGAAGTAAATTTGAGGCAAGCATTCAGTTATTCTATCCTCATAGGATCCATAGATGTACTTGCAATATGTTTAGGTTATATTTTACTGTTACCATTCTTTTTTAATCCATTAGAGTTTATATTCATTTTAATTGTATTATTGAATATAGCTGGATGGATAGCTGCACTATCATATTTTTACTTACAGCATGATAAAGTAAATAAAATTGAACAATTTATCTTTAAGATAGTTAAAATGGAACGAATTGTAACAGATTATATGGAATTTAAGTATTATCTTAGGCAGGGGACTACAAAGGATTTTTTAATTTATATCATAATTGATATACTTGGTTTTGCTAGTTATGGTGGATATTTTTATTATATAACACATAATATCTTTATATCAGTTTTTATCTCTTTTTTATATCAAGTATCTATATTAATACCAATACCATCTGCTGCAATCGTAGGAGAATTAGCCCTATCGATATTTTTAAATCCCTCTTACGTGTTTATAACAAGATTAAACTATATTATATCAAACCTACTAGGATCTATTTTCTTAAAGGATATGAGCTTTGAAGAGCTTAAAAAATGGTCAAAAGAAATTCTAAAGAGATAG
- a CDS encoding DHH family phosphoesterase, with protein MVKRNSKEIVMEIFLGEPNNQEIREVVRNIYSKDSLCVSTYYSIEPILFSFIISKNTKSSFTLSFIPEECETQIRLDANGKWIIDDKKKYFLGQNSFCSYLPITAEDVLPIASCIATSTIVDRRPFSKWELEIIGEMEKFDITSEKNLKIPAYKTLPLFLSLMYSLDPYIPSISGNRENAINLIREINTSEMAKLEDLNESQLNTLLFRIISTIIKENPKFTKDDIITDRFFYLDYDILELAFSLIYSFDTIGSNEILQFVLSSSYAEALISRFRQTLSKGFSINLVENKQSYYIVETTNLNSPILVQIILLQLQKIRRDKAIVIKDADKLYTSRFFTPSIKKEGLIKIDDRIKNLIGM; from the coding sequence ATGGTCAAAAGAAATTCTAAAGAGATAGTAATGGAAATATTCTTAGGAGAGCCCAATAACCAAGAAATAAGGGAAGTAGTTAGGAATATATACTCTAAGGACAGTTTGTGCGTGTCTACATACTATTCTATAGAGCCTATCTTATTTTCATTCATTATTTCCAAGAATACTAAGAGTTCTTTTACTCTTTCATTCATTCCAGAAGAATGTGAAACACAAATTAGACTCGACGCTAACGGTAAATGGATAATAGATGATAAGAAAAAGTATTTCTTGGGTCAGAACTCCTTTTGTTCATATCTACCTATAACTGCTGAAGATGTTTTACCAATTGCTAGTTGTATTGCAACATCTACAATAGTGGATAGAAGACCGTTTTCGAAATGGGAACTAGAAATAATAGGAGAGATGGAAAAATTTGATATAACTTCAGAAAAAAATCTGAAAATTCCTGCATATAAAACTTTACCACTCTTTTTATCATTAATGTATTCTCTGGATCCTTATATACCAAGTATATCTGGAAACAGAGAAAATGCGATAAATCTTATAAGGGAAATAAATACTAGTGAGATGGCAAAATTGGAAGATTTGAATGAGAGTCAGCTAAATACATTACTTTTCAGAATAATTTCTACCATCATAAAAGAAAATCCTAAATTTACTAAAGATGATATAATTACAGATAGATTTTTTTATCTCGATTACGATATATTAGAGTTAGCTTTTTCGTTAATTTATTCATTTGATACTATTGGTAGCAATGAAATTTTGCAGTTTGTTTTATCATCATCTTATGCTGAGGCACTAATCAGCAGATTTAGACAAACGCTCTCCAAGGGATTCTCAATTAATTTAGTTGAAAATAAGCAGTCATATTATATTGTTGAAACAACTAATCTCAATTCTCCTATTTTAGTGCAAATAATATTATTACAATTACAAAAGATAAGAAGAGATAAAGCGATAGTGATAAAGGATGCTGACAAACTTTACACTAGTAGATTTTTTACCCCGTCAATAAAGAAAGAAGGACTGATTAAAATTGATGATAGAATTAAGAATCTTATCGGAATGTGA
- a CDS encoding KEOPS complex subunit Pcc1, with translation MIELRILSECEDAELIMRSLNVDNINLPEGMSIQIRVEGKKLEITIKMKITKPNDLMTVRNTADEILTHIKALQSSMDAIS, from the coding sequence ATGATAGAATTAAGAATCTTATCGGAATGTGAAGATGCAGAACTAATTATGAGAAGTTTGAACGTTGATAATATAAATTTACCAGAAGGAATGTCAATCCAAATCAGAGTAGAAGGCAAAAAGTTAGAGATTACAATAAAGATGAAGATTACAAAGCCAAATGACTTAATGACCGTCAGAAATACTGCAGACGAGATATTAACGCATATAAAGGCACTTCAATCGTCAATGGATGCTATAAGTTAA
- a CDS encoding 50S ribosomal protein L16 has protein sequence MPLRPGRCYRHFSGPAYTRKEYIPGIPQPKITKFTSGDPNGDYDYEVRLITTEIGQIRHNALEAVRTITLKTLAKRTGNETSFFMWILKYPHHVLRENKMMAFAGADRLQDGMRLSFGTPIGTAARIQKLGEILMVVKVKKEHLDFAKEALKIASKKLPLRTRIEIIPLKPIRQEVQS, from the coding sequence ATGCCACTAAGACCTGGAAGATGTTATAGACATTTCTCTGGTCCTGCCTATACCAGGAAAGAATATATACCTGGCATCCCACAACCAAAGATAACCAAGTTTACATCTGGAGATCCAAATGGAGATTACGACTATGAAGTTAGGTTAATTACAACTGAGATAGGACAAATAAGACATAACGCTCTGGAAGCTGTTAGGACTATTACTCTAAAGACATTGGCTAAGAGAACCGGAAATGAAACTTCGTTCTTTATGTGGATCTTAAAGTATCCCCATCATGTATTAAGAGAGAATAAGATGATGGCGTTTGCTGGAGCTGATAGATTACAAGACGGAATGAGACTGTCTTTTGGTACACCAATTGGTACTGCTGCTAGGATTCAAAAACTAGGAGAAATTTTGATGGTAGTAAAAGTTAAGAAGGAGCATCTGGACTTCGCAAAAGAAGCGTTAAAGATAGCATCAAAGAAGTTACCTTTGCGTACTAGAATTGAGATCATTCCATTAAAGCCCATAAGACAGGAGGTTCAAAGTTGA
- the dph2 gene encoding diphthamide biosynthesis enzyme Dph2, with the protein MSYNFEEERVVKEIREKNAKRVLLQFPEGLKYFSIDIVKKLKEKLPYVDFIISGEPSWGACDIAEDEAQQVNADLIIHFGHTPYTWYYPKFPTIFINAESNLDISESALQSLENDISKYNGRKISLTATLQHVRLLPKIKLFLEDKGYKVDIGKPSNKFMFDGQVLGCDYKVAEVEADIYVIVSGGLFHALGLGLATNKPTIKLDPYLQKSEDITNEVRKILKVRYGKILQAMDKRTWVIIQGVKVGQNRPNMIKYFYDELTKKGYDVFIVTNKVLTLDVLRNLDRSYIDVFLVTSCPRLPIDDLYNYEKPVLTPGEAKMIINSIMEPYIFPW; encoded by the coding sequence TTGAGCTATAATTTTGAAGAAGAACGAGTAGTCAAGGAAATACGTGAAAAGAACGCAAAACGTGTTCTTTTACAATTTCCGGAAGGTTTGAAATATTTTTCTATAGATATAGTAAAGAAATTAAAGGAAAAGTTGCCCTACGTTGATTTTATCATATCTGGTGAACCTAGTTGGGGAGCTTGTGACATAGCTGAGGATGAAGCACAACAAGTAAATGCTGACCTTATAATTCATTTTGGTCATACTCCTTATACATGGTATTATCCTAAGTTTCCTACGATATTTATTAACGCTGAAAGTAATTTAGATATTTCTGAAAGCGCTCTTCAATCTCTAGAAAATGATATCAGTAAATATAATGGAAGAAAAATCTCATTAACGGCGACCTTACAGCACGTAAGATTATTACCTAAAATTAAGCTCTTCTTAGAAGATAAGGGATATAAAGTAGATATAGGTAAACCATCTAATAAATTCATGTTCGATGGTCAAGTTTTAGGTTGTGACTATAAAGTAGCCGAAGTAGAAGCAGACATATATGTTATTGTATCAGGTGGACTATTTCATGCTTTAGGTTTAGGATTAGCTACAAATAAACCAACTATAAAGCTTGATCCATATTTACAAAAAAGTGAGGATATAACTAACGAGGTTAGGAAGATACTAAAAGTTAGATATGGTAAAATCCTACAAGCAATGGATAAACGCACTTGGGTAATTATACAAGGTGTTAAGGTTGGACAAAATAGACCAAATATGATAAAATATTTCTATGATGAGTTAACTAAAAAAGGATATGACGTTTTTATAGTAACAAATAAAGTGTTAACACTAGATGTACTTAGAAATCTAGATAGAAGCTATATAGATGTATTTTTAGTTACGTCTTGCCCTAGATTACCAATAGATGATTTATATAACTATGAAAAACCAGTGTTAACACCTGGAGAGGCCAAAATGATCATAAATAGTATTATGGAACCCTATATTTTCCCGTGGTGA
- a CDS encoding exosome complex RNA-binding protein Csl4 yields MRVQGELTLPGEELAVIEEFIAGDGTYEQNGIVRAAVVGKIFYDMLNRKSNVLGFKKIVFQHLKKAKYVIGIVNSIKEDSALVSIVGIEEKSLASSISAYLHISQTSNKKLNSITDAIKIGDVIKAKLLSYTFPLALTIKMKDLGVIYARCSRCGYLLIKQDENNLKCQRCGNIEQRKIGSYMVKKGGD; encoded by the coding sequence ATGAGAGTTCAAGGTGAATTAACCCTACCTGGAGAAGAGTTAGCAGTAATTGAAGAGTTTATAGCTGGCGATGGTACGTATGAACAAAATGGCATAGTTAGAGCAGCGGTTGTAGGAAAGATCTTCTATGACATGCTAAATAGGAAGAGTAACGTACTGGGATTTAAGAAAATCGTATTTCAACATTTAAAGAAGGCTAAATATGTGATCGGTATTGTAAATTCTATTAAAGAAGATTCAGCACTAGTTTCAATAGTAGGGATAGAGGAGAAAAGTCTTGCGTCATCAATTTCAGCTTACTTACATATCTCTCAAACAAGTAATAAAAAGCTTAATAGTATAACAGATGCTATAAAAATTGGAGATGTAATTAAAGCTAAATTACTCTCATACACTTTTCCTTTAGCTTTAACTATTAAGATGAAAGATCTTGGAGTTATTTACGCTAGATGTTCAAGATGTGGATACTTATTGATCAAGCAAGACGAAAATAATTTAAAATGTCAGAGATGCGGAAATATTGAACAACGAAAAATAGGATCTTATATGGTGAAGAAAGGTGGAGATTAA
- a CDS encoding DNA-directed RNA polymerase subunit L, with product MEIKIIKSESNYLELEIEGEDHTLGNLIAGTLRKISGVNFASYYQPHPLTDKIIVKILTDGSIAPRDALLKAIETIRVMASHYIDEIKGLTK from the coding sequence GTGGAGATTAAAATCATAAAAAGTGAAAGCAACTATTTAGAATTAGAGATAGAAGGGGAAGATCACACGTTAGGTAACTTAATTGCTGGTACCTTGAGGAAAATTAGTGGTGTAAATTTTGCTTCATATTATCAACCTCATCCCCTAACTGATAAAATAATAGTTAAAATACTAACTGATGGTTCAATAGCTCCTAGAGATGCTTTGTTAAAAGCTATCGAGACTATAAGAGTAATGGCCTCACATTATATAGACGAAATAAAGGGACTAACTAAGTGA
- a CDS encoding DNA-directed RNA polymerase subunit M, whose product MKKEARIAILVKVDHLYAICIFRGNFLEKLFLDINEDNLIKQIVASSIIHEIRYSNIGIGENFKEQAPKKICENLIKKLSEKLNIDKVNG is encoded by the coding sequence GTGAAAAAAGAGGCAAGGATAGCAATATTAGTTAAAGTTGATCACTTATATGCAATATGTATATTTAGGGGTAATTTCTTAGAAAAACTATTTTTAGATATAAACGAGGATAATCTAATTAAGCAAATAGTTGCGTCTTCCATAATTCATGAAATCAGATATTCTAATATTGGAATTGGCGAAAATTTTAAAGAACAAGCGCCAAAGAAAATATGTGAAAATCTCATAAAGAAACTATCAGAAAAGTTAAATATAGATAAAGTAAATGGTTAA
- a CDS encoding transcription factor S gives MKFCPKCNSMMVPKKVNGKNVYRCMKCGYEEEVPETTIIVTNKVKHSIKEKTLVLEEEEMPTGAQKIRGVLCPACKNDEAYFWILQTRRADEPPTRFYKCTKCGKVWREYE, from the coding sequence ATGAAGTTCTGTCCTAAGTGCAACTCTATGATGGTTCCAAAAAAAGTCAATGGTAAGAACGTATACAGATGCATGAAATGTGGCTACGAAGAAGAGGTTCCAGAGACAACGATAATTGTAACAAACAAAGTAAAACATAGTATAAAAGAAAAAACGCTAGTATTAGAAGAGGAGGAAATGCCAACTGGAGCACAAAAAATAAGAGGTGTTCTATGTCCTGCATGCAAAAATGATGAGGCCTACTTCTGGATATTACAAACTAGAAGGGCAGATGAACCACCAACTAGATTTTATAAGTGTACAAAATGCGGTAAAGTATGGAGAGAGTATGAATAA
- a CDS encoding MFS transporter, with protein sequence MDYSKPDFSTLEFKSILTAGMGVFTDGYELYAISLVFYYIQKEFLLNGLEEGIVIAGAYYGAAVSAILLGFLADKLGRKLIYGLDVALMSLGIVFQSISANFTELVIARIILGFGIGADYVLSPIITAENSNPKNRGKRMIVTFAVLWGIGAVAAAFVEQILLLINIGNDLIWRIVLVMGILPAISVFYLRRKLPETYKFLTRIKPKQEELKKLEREIKSKITISLDEVPFSKRFISALGITIISSVLWLLYDMYSSTFAIYGPITIAGNLGLNPIEFTYLAQFLAGLPGQIISIYLVDKIGRKPLIVIGYAGVAFWLFMYTMLLMNPYFFGLNIHISNPLKAAESLTGEAALLGLLFYLMNYLSSAVGPASIIGSAMLTSELVPTKVRGTSQAISVAADRLAAAFSITAFPLLLVKFGLPALLAVYSIIALVSCIITLFLIPETKGVELS encoded by the coding sequence ATGGACTATAGTAAACCGGACTTTTCCACACTAGAATTCAAGAGCATCTTGACAGCGGGTATGGGAGTGTTCACTGATGGATATGAACTTTACGCGATCTCTTTAGTTTTCTATTATATACAAAAGGAATTTTTATTAAATGGACTTGAGGAAGGAATAGTTATAGCTGGTGCGTATTATGGTGCAGCAGTTTCTGCAATTCTATTAGGCTTTTTGGCAGATAAACTAGGAAGAAAGCTTATCTATGGTCTCGATGTAGCATTAATGAGTTTAGGAATAGTATTTCAGTCAATATCAGCGAATTTTACAGAGTTGGTTATAGCTAGAATAATCTTAGGTTTTGGAATTGGAGCAGATTATGTTCTTTCTCCTATAATTACTGCAGAGAATTCAAATCCAAAAAACAGAGGAAAACGAATGATAGTAACGTTTGCAGTACTTTGGGGAATCGGCGCTGTTGCTGCTGCATTTGTAGAGCAAATCTTACTATTAATTAATATAGGGAATGATCTCATATGGAGAATAGTATTGGTTATGGGAATTCTTCCAGCAATTTCTGTATTTTACCTAAGGAGAAAACTCCCTGAAACGTATAAATTCTTGACTAGAATTAAACCAAAACAAGAAGAATTAAAGAAGCTGGAAAGAGAAATAAAAAGTAAAATCACAATTTCTCTAGATGAGGTTCCATTCTCAAAAAGATTCATATCAGCTTTAGGGATTACAATTATATCTTCTGTACTTTGGCTTCTTTACGATATGTATTCATCTACATTTGCAATCTACGGGCCAATAACGATAGCGGGAAATCTAGGTTTAAATCCCATAGAATTCACATATTTAGCACAGTTTCTTGCAGGCCTACCAGGTCAGATAATTAGCATTTACCTAGTGGACAAAATAGGAAGGAAACCATTAATTGTAATAGGTTATGCTGGTGTTGCGTTTTGGCTTTTTATGTATACAATGCTTCTCATGAATCCATACTTTTTTGGACTTAACATACATATAAGTAATCCGTTAAAAGCTGCAGAAAGTTTAACTGGAGAGGCAGCATTGTTGGGATTATTATTTTATCTTATGAACTATTTGTCATCAGCAGTTGGACCGGCCTCTATAATAGGATCAGCGATGTTAACTTCAGAGTTAGTTCCAACCAAAGTTAGGGGAACCAGCCAAGCTATTAGTGTGGCAGCAGATAGACTGGCCGCAGCTTTTAGTATTACTGCGTTTCCTCTGTTATTAGTCAAATTTGGACTCCCTGCATTACTAGCAGTGTACTCAATAATTGCCCTAGTATCATGTATTATAACTCTATTTCTAATACCAGAAACTAAGGGAGTAGAGTTAAGCTGA
- a CDS encoding ribosome biogenesis/translation initiation ATPase RLI, whose protein sequence is MFVRVAVINYDFCKPDKCNLECINFCPVDRSGGKAIELSEIVKGKPVIYEETCIGCGICVKKCPYEAISIVNLPDELEGEVIHRYKVNGFKLFGLPTPKNNIILGILGKNGVGKTTVLKILAGELVPNFGDPNSKLGKDEVLKRFRGKEIYNYFKELYDNELKIVHKIQYVEYASKFLKGTVNEILTKVDERGKKDEVKELLNMTNLWNKDASVLSGGGLQRLLIAASLLREADVYIFDEPSSYLDVRERMNMAKAIRELLKNKYVIVVDHDLIVLDYLTDLIHIIYGESSVYGRVSKSYTARVGINNFLKGYLPAENMKIRPDEIRFMLKEISDIDLSKDLKTKMKWTKIVKKLGDFQLIVNEGEAKEGEIIGILGPNGIGKTTFARILVGEILADEGSVNPEKQILSYKPQRILPNFNGTVQQYLENVSKDVLSTSSWFFEEVTKRLNLHRLLESNVNELSGGELQKLYIAATLAKEADLYVLDEPSSYLDVEERYIVAKAIKRVTRERKAVTFIVDHDLSIHDYIADRIIVFKGEPEKAGFATSPVTLKAGMNEFLRELEVTFRRDAETGRPRVNKIGSYLDRVQKERGDYYSMVLSTQ, encoded by the coding sequence GTGTTCGTGAGAGTTGCCGTAATAAATTATGACTTTTGTAAACCAGATAAATGTAACTTAGAGTGTATAAATTTCTGCCCTGTTGACAGATCTGGTGGGAAAGCAATAGAGTTATCAGAAATAGTAAAAGGAAAACCAGTAATTTATGAAGAAACATGTATAGGCTGTGGAATATGTGTAAAGAAATGTCCATATGAAGCGATATCAATTGTAAATCTGCCAGATGAGTTAGAAGGGGAGGTTATACACAGATATAAAGTAAATGGATTCAAACTATTTGGCTTACCAACACCTAAAAATAATATAATATTAGGAATATTAGGAAAAAATGGAGTAGGGAAAACTACAGTCCTTAAAATATTGGCTGGTGAATTGGTTCCGAATTTTGGAGATCCTAATTCCAAATTAGGTAAGGATGAAGTGTTAAAAAGATTTAGAGGCAAAGAAATATATAATTATTTTAAGGAATTATACGATAATGAGCTAAAAATAGTACATAAAATTCAATACGTTGAATATGCCTCAAAATTCCTTAAAGGTACAGTAAATGAAATTTTAACAAAAGTAGATGAAAGAGGGAAAAAAGATGAAGTTAAAGAACTTCTAAATATGACTAATCTTTGGAATAAAGATGCTAGTGTACTTTCCGGAGGAGGTCTTCAACGATTATTAATAGCTGCTTCACTATTGAGAGAAGCAGACGTATACATATTTGATGAACCTTCTTCTTATTTAGATGTTAGGGAAAGAATGAATATGGCTAAAGCAATTAGAGAATTACTAAAGAATAAATACGTTATAGTTGTCGATCATGACCTGATAGTTTTAGATTATCTTACGGATTTAATACATATAATTTATGGAGAAAGTTCAGTATATGGAAGAGTGTCAAAGTCATATACAGCGAGGGTAGGTATAAATAATTTTCTAAAAGGATATTTGCCAGCAGAAAATATGAAAATAAGACCAGACGAGATAAGGTTTATGCTAAAAGAAATTAGTGATATAGATCTTTCTAAGGATCTGAAAACAAAAATGAAATGGACAAAGATAGTCAAGAAGTTAGGTGATTTTCAGCTAATAGTAAATGAGGGAGAGGCTAAGGAGGGAGAAATAATCGGGATTTTAGGACCAAACGGAATAGGGAAGACAACTTTTGCCAGAATATTAGTTGGTGAAATTTTAGCAGATGAAGGGTCTGTAAACCCTGAAAAGCAAATATTATCTTATAAACCACAACGAATTTTACCTAATTTTAATGGAACTGTTCAGCAATATTTAGAAAACGTAAGCAAAGATGTACTCTCTACGTCATCATGGTTTTTCGAAGAAGTAACTAAGAGACTCAACTTGCATAGGTTACTGGAGTCTAATGTGAATGAACTAAGCGGAGGTGAGTTACAGAAATTGTACATAGCAGCGACTTTAGCAAAAGAGGCTGATCTTTATGTTTTGGATGAACCTTCCTCTTATCTTGATGTTGAAGAGAGATATATAGTTGCTAAAGCTATAAAGAGAGTTACGAGAGAAAGAAAAGCAGTAACTTTTATCGTAGATCATGATCTTTCAATACATGACTATATAGCTGATAGGATTATCGTTTTCAAGGGAGAGCCAGAAAAGGCAGGATTTGCAACATCTCCAGTGACACTAAAAGCTGGGATGAACGAATTTTTGAGAGAATTAGAGGTAACGTTCAGAAGAGATGCTGAGACCGGAAGACCTAGAGTAAATAAGATAGGAAGTTACTTAGATAGAGTGCAGAAAGAAAGAGGAGACTATTACTCAATGGTTCTTTCTACCCAGTAA